One Alnus glutinosa chromosome 3, dhAlnGlut1.1, whole genome shotgun sequence genomic region harbors:
- the LOC133863859 gene encoding zinc finger protein 1: protein MGLPRLEPPLSETSSIISVSDAQPCLKASPKDGKQQEKEDLVLDLSLSSKDSNRGSKPELNLIDSFVVNSPDDHQGNETEPRVFSCNYCQRKFYSSQALGGHQNAHKRERTLAKRGQKITAGFGNRYPIMASLPLHGSFNRSLGIQVHSMIQKPAYQSSTVGSSYLYGQNGWSRQPFDQQPAIGRLASENYAGVAISSPTSTSVGAARFDSVRKFSPSTEGIGGFWWDSVGRLKTKPDELQKLDLSLKL, encoded by the coding sequence aTGGGCCTTCCAAGACTAGAGCCACCTCTCTCTGAAACTTCATCCATCATCTCTGTTTCAGATGCTCAACCATGCCTAAAAGCCTCCCCAAAAGATGGAAAACAACAGGAAAAAGAAGATCTTGTATTGGATCTAAGCCTCTCCAGCAAGGATTCCAATCGTGGGTCGAAGCCAGAACTCAATCTCATAGACTCTTTCGTTGTAAACTCACCTGATGATCATCAAGGTAATGAAACCGAGCCACGGGTTTTCTCGTGCAACTATTGCCAGAGGAAATTTTATAGCTCGCAGGCTCTCGGAGGACACCAAAATGCGCACAAACGGGAGCGGACGCTCGCAAAAAGAGGTCAGAAAATCACCGCCGGTTTCGGAAACCGATACCCTATCATGGCTTCTCTACCTTTGCATGGCTCTTTCAACAGGTCTCTTGGAATTCAGGTCCACTCCATGATTCAGAAGCCCGCTTACCAATCATCGACCGTTGGTTCGTCTTATCTCTACGGGCAAAACGGGTGGTCAAGACAGCCGTTTGATCAACAGCCAGCTATTGGACGGCTTGCATCGGAGAATTACGCCGGAGTGGCAATATCGTCGCCCACGAGTACTAGTGTTGGAGCTGCAAGATTCGATAGCGTTCGTAAGTTTTCTCCGTCGACTGAGGGAATTGGAGGGTTTTGGTGGGATAGCGTTGGTCGTTTGAAGACTAAACCAGACGAGTTGCAGAAGCTCGACTTGTCCCTTAAGCTCTaa